Proteins encoded in a region of the Microbacterium neungamense genome:
- a CDS encoding DUF2520 domain-containing protein, with protein sequence MSISRTPALTRVSIVGPGRLGLVLARALRAAGVEVHGPVGRGEPVPPAEVVLLCVPDAAIPAVAARARPSARLLGHTSGAAPLDAVDFGWHPLQTFTGGEPAEAFHGIACAIDAHDDDGLAVARTLAVTLGAQPFVLPAHARAAYHAAASFASNFLVTIEDAAERMAGVAGIRPREARAMLAPLVRRTVENWVAHGAAALTGPIARGDEETVARQRTAVTELPELLPLFDALSIRTRAIAATRSPGSREENA encoded by the coding sequence ATGAGCATCTCCCGCACCCCTGCGCTCACCCGCGTGAGCATCGTCGGACCCGGCCGGCTGGGCCTCGTCCTCGCCCGCGCGCTCCGCGCGGCCGGCGTCGAGGTGCACGGTCCGGTCGGCCGGGGTGAGCCGGTTCCGCCCGCCGAGGTCGTGCTGCTGTGCGTGCCGGATGCCGCGATCCCCGCGGTCGCGGCCCGGGCACGGCCCTCCGCGCGGCTGCTCGGGCACACCTCTGGCGCCGCACCGCTCGACGCGGTCGACTTCGGCTGGCATCCGCTGCAGACCTTCACCGGCGGCGAACCGGCCGAGGCGTTCCACGGCATCGCCTGCGCGATCGACGCGCACGACGACGACGGACTCGCGGTCGCCCGCACTCTGGCCGTGACGCTCGGCGCGCAGCCCTTCGTCCTCCCCGCGCACGCGCGTGCCGCGTACCACGCCGCCGCATCCTTCGCCTCGAACTTCCTCGTCACCATCGAGGACGCCGCCGAGCGGATGGCCGGGGTCGCCGGCATCCGTCCCCGCGAGGCGCGCGCCATGCTCGCCCCGCTGGTGCGCCGCACCGTCGAGAACTGGGTGGCGCACGGTGCCGCGGCGCTGACCGGCCCGATCGCCCGCGGCGACGAGGAGACCGTGGCGCGCCAGCGGACCGCCGTGACCGAGCTGCCCGAGCTGCTGCCGCTGTTCGACGCGCTCAGCATCCGCACCCGTGCGATCGCGGCCACGCGCTCCCCCGGGAGCAGGGAGGAGAACGCATGA
- the panC gene encoding pantoate--beta-alanine ligase, with the protein MRILRTVAEVRDAVSAARGEGRTVGFVPTMGAFHEGHLSLMRTARAAHGLVVVSLFVNPTQFNAAHDLSTYPRDEERDAALAEAEGVDILFVPSAAEMYPDGFATRIHVSGITEVLCGAYRGPEHFDGVATVVAKLFAIVAPDVAYFGRKDAQQVLVVRRLVRDLNLPVRIDACPIVREPDGLAMSSRNVRLDPESRERATALHRALAAAERAAAAGERDAGALIAAARAELAAAGVEPEYLELRDAQDLHELSHVEGEALLAVAAHVGGVRLIDNTLLRGDA; encoded by the coding sequence ATGAGGATCCTGCGCACGGTCGCCGAGGTGCGCGACGCGGTGTCCGCCGCCCGCGGCGAGGGCCGCACCGTCGGGTTCGTGCCCACCATGGGCGCCTTCCACGAGGGACACCTCTCCCTGATGCGCACCGCCCGCGCCGCGCACGGCCTCGTCGTGGTCTCCCTGTTCGTCAACCCGACGCAGTTCAACGCCGCACACGACCTGAGTACCTACCCCCGCGACGAGGAGCGCGACGCCGCGCTCGCCGAGGCCGAGGGCGTCGACATCCTGTTCGTCCCCTCCGCCGCCGAGATGTACCCGGACGGCTTTGCCACCCGCATCCACGTGTCCGGCATCACCGAGGTGCTCTGCGGCGCGTACCGCGGACCCGAGCACTTCGACGGCGTCGCCACCGTTGTCGCCAAGCTCTTCGCCATCGTGGCCCCCGACGTGGCGTATTTCGGTCGCAAGGACGCGCAGCAGGTGCTCGTGGTGCGGCGCCTGGTGCGCGACCTGAACCTCCCGGTCCGGATCGACGCGTGCCCGATCGTCCGGGAGCCGGACGGCCTCGCGATGAGCTCGCGCAACGTCCGCCTCGATCCGGAATCGCGTGAGCGGGCGACCGCCCTGCACCGCGCCCTCGCCGCAGCCGAACGCGCCGCCGCGGCGGGCGAGCGCGACGCCGGAGCGCTCATCGCCGCCGCCCGCGCCGAGCTCGCGGCCGCCGGCGTCGAGCCGGAGTACCTCGAACTCCGTGACGCCCAGGACCTGCATGAACTGTCGCACGTCGAGGGCGAGGCTCTGCTCGCGGTGGCCGCGCACGTCGGCGGCGTCCGCCTCATCGACAACACCCTGCTGAGAGGAGACGCATGA
- the panD gene encoding aspartate 1-decarboxylase — protein MRRTMLKSKIHRATITGSDLHYVGSITIDPDLLDAADILEHEQVHVVDVDNGARFETYTIAGERGSGVIQVNGAAARLVHTGDTIIVISYAEYDGAELQNHRPVVVHVDRSNAVLAVDDAVGTLLTPASA, from the coding sequence ATGCGCCGCACCATGCTGAAGTCGAAGATCCACCGCGCCACGATCACCGGCAGCGACCTGCACTACGTCGGCTCGATCACGATCGATCCCGATCTGCTCGACGCAGCGGACATCCTCGAGCACGAGCAGGTGCATGTGGTCGACGTCGACAACGGCGCCCGCTTCGAGACCTACACGATCGCGGGCGAGCGGGGCTCGGGAGTGATCCAGGTCAACGGCGCCGCGGCCCGTCTGGTGCACACCGGCGACACGATCATCGTCATCTCCTATGCCGAGTACGACGGGGCCGAACTGCAGAACCACCGGCCGGTGGTCGTGCACGTCGACCGGAGCAACGCCGTCCTCGCGGTCGACGACGCCGTCGGCACCCTGCTCACCCCGGCGTCCGCATGA
- the panB gene encoding 3-methyl-2-oxobutanoate hydroxymethyltransferase: protein MSAHAEATSRLGLAHFPAKKAAGEPIAMVTAYDHPSAQVADAAGVDAVLVGDSAAMTVLGYDSTVPVTVDEMIMLARAVRRGLRRALMIADLPFGSYEASDETAVATAQRFVKETGCDAVKIERGGTSVDRARAIVRAGIPVMGHVGLTPQTATALGGYRAQGRTAAEAEELCRAALALQGAGCFALVLEAVPAAVTEALVPLLRIPVIGIGAGPATDGQVLVFHDLLGIYDGPAARFVKRYDGLRERMQAGVAAYVEDVRTGAYPAPEHTYGMPDAEAERMRESIRSL, encoded by the coding sequence ATGAGCGCGCACGCGGAGGCGACCTCGCGCCTGGGTCTGGCCCACTTCCCCGCCAAGAAGGCGGCCGGCGAGCCGATCGCGATGGTCACCGCGTACGACCATCCCAGTGCGCAGGTGGCGGATGCCGCCGGGGTCGACGCCGTGCTCGTCGGCGACTCGGCGGCGATGACCGTGCTCGGCTACGACAGCACCGTCCCGGTCACCGTCGACGAGATGATCATGCTCGCCCGGGCCGTCCGCCGCGGGCTGCGGCGGGCGCTGATGATCGCCGACCTGCCGTTCGGGTCGTACGAGGCATCCGACGAGACGGCCGTCGCCACGGCGCAGCGCTTCGTCAAGGAGACCGGCTGCGACGCCGTCAAGATCGAGCGCGGCGGCACCTCCGTGGACCGCGCTCGGGCCATCGTCCGCGCCGGCATCCCGGTGATGGGCCACGTCGGCCTCACGCCGCAGACCGCCACCGCCCTCGGCGGCTACCGCGCGCAGGGCCGCACCGCCGCGGAGGCGGAGGAGCTGTGCCGGGCGGCGCTGGCGCTGCAGGGCGCGGGATGCTTCGCGCTCGTGCTCGAGGCCGTGCCGGCCGCGGTCACCGAGGCGCTCGTGCCCCTGCTGCGCATCCCGGTGATCGGGATCGGCGCCGGGCCGGCGACCGACGGGCAGGTGCTCGTCTTCCACGACCTGCTCGGCATCTACGACGGCCCCGCCGCCCGGTTCGTGAAGAGGTACGACGGGCTGCGCGAGCGGATGCAGGCGGGAGTCGCCGCCTACGTCGAGGACGTGCGGACCGGCGCCTACCCCGCGCCCGAGCACACGTACGGGATGCCGGATGCCGAGGCGGAGCGGATGCGGGAGTCGATCCGCTCCCTGTGA
- a CDS encoding aminotransferase class V-fold PLP-dependent enzyme, with the protein MSLPHADVDPDGLLEYSVVFTDRSLNHMSARFVEVMQQTLAILSEAYNADGVALVNGGGSLAMEAVARQLATGRRVLIVRNGLFSYRWSQILDAGAIAAETTVCAARPDREGAQASWSPAPIEEVVRTIREARPEVVFAPHVETAAGIILPDDYVAALAAAVHEVGGVLVLDGIASGAMRVDMAALGVDVLISAPQKGWSGSPGVGYVMLSPAGRAAVASGTATSFGLDLARWLAIADGYRDGSAAYHSTMPTDTIARNLRQMVETRDRGYDVLRAAQLELGGRVRDLLASRGLPSVAAPAFAAPSVIVVHTDDPALRSGAAFREHGLQVAAGVPLHCGEPESFSTFRVGLFGLDKLDDVDGTVARLEAALDAMGR; encoded by the coding sequence ATGAGCCTTCCCCATGCCGATGTCGATCCCGATGGCCTGCTGGAGTACTCGGTGGTCTTCACCGATCGCTCGCTCAACCACATGTCCGCCCGGTTCGTCGAGGTCATGCAGCAGACCCTCGCCATCCTGAGCGAGGCGTACAACGCCGACGGCGTCGCGCTCGTGAACGGTGGCGGAAGCCTCGCGATGGAGGCGGTGGCCCGTCAGCTCGCGACCGGCCGGCGCGTGCTGATCGTGCGCAACGGACTGTTCTCGTACCGCTGGTCGCAGATCCTGGATGCCGGCGCCATCGCCGCGGAGACGACCGTGTGCGCGGCGCGCCCGGACCGTGAGGGTGCGCAGGCGAGCTGGAGTCCGGCCCCGATCGAGGAGGTCGTCCGCACGATCCGCGAGGCCCGGCCCGAGGTCGTCTTCGCCCCGCACGTCGAGACGGCCGCCGGCATCATCCTCCCCGACGACTACGTCGCCGCGCTCGCCGCGGCGGTGCACGAGGTCGGCGGCGTCCTGGTGCTGGACGGCATCGCCTCCGGCGCGATGCGCGTGGACATGGCGGCGCTCGGCGTGGATGTGCTGATCAGCGCCCCGCAGAAGGGCTGGAGCGGGAGTCCCGGAGTGGGCTACGTCATGCTCAGCCCGGCGGGGCGCGCGGCCGTGGCATCCGGCACCGCGACGAGCTTCGGGCTCGACCTCGCGCGCTGGCTCGCGATCGCCGACGGATACCGCGACGGGTCGGCGGCATACCACTCCACCATGCCGACAGACACGATCGCCCGGAACCTGCGGCAGATGGTCGAGACGCGCGACCGCGGTTACGACGTGCTCCGCGCCGCGCAGCTCGAGCTGGGTGGGCGGGTGCGCGACCTGCTCGCCTCACGAGGGCTCCCGTCGGTGGCCGCACCGGCATTCGCCGCGCCGAGCGTGATCGTCGTGCACACCGACGATCCCGCGCTGCGCAGCGGCGCCGCCTTCCGCGAGCACGGTCTGCAGGTGGCCGCCGGCGTGCCGCTGCACTGCGGCGAACCGGAGTCCTTCTCCACCTTCCGGGTCGGGCTGTTCGGTCTCGACAAGCTCGACGACGTGGACGGCACGGTCGCGCGTCTGGAAGCCGCCCTCGACGCGATGGGACGCTGA
- a CDS encoding iron chaperone has protein sequence MADHEKNFTAEEREAMKAAAADKRKARTRAKKSPEEVRAEGEADLNEAIAKLSGDDRALAEGLHDLVAEVAPDLVPRTYYGMPAWAKDGKVLCFFQPASKFKTRYGTFGFEQPANLDDGTLWPTAYAVLALTEENRAHLAERLRRAVS, from the coding sequence ATGGCAGACCACGAGAAGAACTTCACCGCGGAGGAGCGCGAGGCCATGAAGGCCGCGGCGGCGGACAAGCGCAAGGCGCGCACCCGGGCGAAGAAGTCACCCGAAGAGGTGCGCGCCGAAGGCGAGGCCGATCTGAACGAGGCGATCGCGAAGCTCAGCGGGGACGACCGCGCCCTCGCCGAAGGGCTCCACGACCTGGTCGCCGAGGTCGCGCCCGACCTCGTCCCTCGGACGTACTACGGGATGCCGGCGTGGGCGAAGGACGGCAAGGTGCTGTGCTTCTTCCAACCGGCATCGAAGTTCAAGACCCGGTACGGAACCTTCGGCTTCGAGCAGCCCGCGAACCTCGACGACGGAACCCTGTGGCCCACGGCGTACGCCGTGCTCGCGCTCACGGAGGAGAACCGGGCGCACCTCGCGGAGAGGCTCCGGCGCGCGGTGAGCTGA
- a CDS encoding NUDIX hydrolase has translation MDLRVAAYAVVTDDDDRVLLARWTEGRRVAWTLPGGGLEPGEDPEVAMRREVREETGYTVQSTGLLGIHSRVIPAGRRVHDADAPLHTLRIVYRARVTGGTLRFERNGSTDMAGWFTLDEIAGLQRVRLVDIALRMAGLLGGDAAA, from the coding sequence ATGGATCTGCGTGTCGCCGCGTACGCGGTCGTCACCGATGACGACGACCGCGTCCTCCTGGCGCGCTGGACCGAGGGCCGCCGCGTGGCGTGGACCCTGCCCGGCGGCGGGCTCGAGCCCGGCGAGGATCCCGAGGTCGCGATGCGCCGCGAGGTGCGCGAGGAGACCGGGTACACGGTGCAGTCGACCGGCCTGCTCGGCATCCACTCGCGGGTGATCCCGGCCGGGCGTCGCGTGCACGATGCGGATGCCCCGCTGCACACCCTCCGCATCGTCTACCGGGCGCGCGTCACCGGCGGCACGCTGCGCTTCGAACGCAACGGCTCCACCGACATGGCCGGCTGGTTCACCCTCGACGAGATCGCCGGCCTGCAGCGGGTGCGTCTGGTGGACATCGCCCTGCGGATGGCCGGACTGCTGGGCGGGGACGCGGCGGCCTAG
- a CDS encoding response regulator transcription factor codes for MSSPDGVSPAIRILIVDDDALVRQALRGILSAAPDLEVIGEASGGGEAIEIARRHRPDVVLMDVRMPGMPGDEATTALREQLPDTRVIAITSFDSGDYVMRMLEAGAQGFLLKDAEPADFIRAAHAVMKGDGFVSPRSTAHLIARFAAEGDEAARRIARERFGALSPREKDVAVLAAEGASNQEIADRLHLSVATVKTHLEAARIALGARNRVLLCIAVERAGFGPGAF; via the coding sequence ATGAGCAGTCCCGACGGCGTCTCGCCCGCGATCCGCATCCTCATCGTCGACGACGACGCCCTGGTGCGGCAGGCGCTGCGCGGTATCCTCTCGGCCGCCCCAGACCTCGAGGTGATCGGGGAGGCGTCCGGCGGCGGCGAGGCGATCGAGATCGCCCGTCGGCATCGTCCCGACGTCGTGCTGATGGACGTGCGGATGCCGGGGATGCCGGGCGACGAGGCGACGACGGCATTGCGGGAGCAGCTGCCGGACACCCGCGTCATCGCGATCACGAGCTTCGACTCCGGGGACTACGTGATGCGGATGCTGGAGGCCGGCGCGCAGGGGTTCCTGCTCAAGGACGCCGAGCCCGCGGACTTCATCCGGGCGGCGCACGCCGTGATGAAGGGCGACGGCTTCGTGTCGCCGCGCAGCACCGCGCACCTGATCGCGCGGTTCGCCGCGGAGGGCGACGAGGCCGCACGCCGCATCGCCCGCGAGCGCTTCGGCGCGCTCTCGCCGCGGGAGAAGGATGTCGCCGTGCTCGCGGCCGAGGGCGCCTCGAACCAGGAGATTGCCGACCGGCTGCATCTTTCCGTGGCGACGGTGAAGACCCACCTGGAGGCGGCGCGGATCGCGCTCGGCGCGCGCAACCGGGTGCTGCTCTGCATCGCGGTGGAGCGGGCGGGCTTCGGGCCGGGAGCCTTCTGA
- a CDS encoding sensor histidine kinase, whose translation MHLPSRADAPHRTGVTPAPGVPSRIDAVADRAVASGRRMVAQGLRAGGSLGLYVLGIMVTACGVANVPGAAHPGAGRSIEVTDLGTGLFMLGMLAWVAVFFRRRQPAVPLAAGAVLALVGMEYLLLLLGAASALLRWPVKARRMATGAAAALVLVFVLREMFTPWGDADILLTSVARSAGEPPSFVLGAALTIGIAALSVGAAFGLAILVRTRRESLALRNRVSVEHDRAESLTAEVGRQAERERLARDIHDALAHRLSVISLQSGALEEAARSQDQAVAQAAQTLRHQAHASLEDLRGLLGELRREPGTAADTDAAVPPSMASMRTIGHLIRTVRQSGAAVDAFVLIDDAEHAGAALDRTVYRIVQECLTNALKHAPGSPVSVYVEAAPSSGVRIRVSNPLPGAAGSGVAGAGRGLNGIRERTELLGGTAWIGETQGEFLVDVTLPWPPRT comes from the coding sequence ATGCACCTCCCGTCCCGCGCCGACGCCCCGCACCGCACCGGCGTCACGCCCGCCCCCGGCGTCCCGTCCCGGATCGACGCCGTCGCCGACCGCGCTGTCGCCTCCGGCCGCCGGATGGTGGCGCAGGGGCTCCGGGCCGGCGGCTCGCTGGGTCTGTACGTCCTCGGGATCATGGTCACGGCGTGCGGCGTGGCGAACGTGCCGGGCGCCGCCCACCCCGGTGCCGGGCGGAGCATCGAGGTCACCGATCTCGGGACCGGTCTGTTCATGCTCGGCATGCTCGCCTGGGTGGCGGTCTTCTTCCGGCGTCGGCAGCCGGCCGTGCCGCTCGCCGCGGGTGCCGTGCTGGCTCTGGTGGGCATGGAGTACCTGCTGCTCCTGCTGGGCGCAGCGAGCGCGCTGCTGCGCTGGCCGGTGAAGGCACGGCGGATGGCGACCGGTGCCGCGGCCGCTCTGGTGCTGGTCTTCGTCCTGCGCGAGATGTTCACGCCGTGGGGCGACGCGGACATCCTGCTCACCTCGGTGGCGCGCAGTGCCGGTGAACCACCCTCGTTCGTGCTGGGCGCGGCCCTGACCATCGGCATCGCGGCGCTCTCGGTGGGCGCGGCCTTCGGTCTGGCGATCCTGGTGCGGACGCGGCGGGAGAGCCTGGCGCTGCGCAACCGCGTCAGCGTGGAGCACGACCGGGCTGAGAGCCTGACCGCCGAGGTCGGCCGGCAGGCGGAGCGCGAACGTCTGGCGCGCGACATCCACGATGCGTTGGCGCACCGGCTGTCGGTGATCTCCCTGCAGTCGGGGGCGCTCGAGGAGGCGGCGCGCTCGCAGGACCAGGCCGTCGCCCAGGCCGCGCAGACCCTGCGCCATCAGGCGCACGCCTCCCTCGAGGACCTGCGCGGGCTGCTCGGCGAGCTCCGCCGGGAGCCGGGCACCGCCGCAGACACCGATGCGGCCGTGCCCCCGTCGATGGCATCCATGCGCACCATCGGCCACCTCATCCGCACCGTGCGCCAGAGCGGGGCCGCGGTGGACGCGTTCGTGCTCATCGACGACGCCGAGCACGCCGGTGCGGCGCTGGACCGCACTGTCTACCGGATCGTGCAGGAGTGTCTGACGAACGCGCTCAAGCACGCGCCCGGATCCCCGGTGTCGGTGTACGTCGAGGCCGCGCCGTCCAGCGGGGTCCGCATCCGCGTGAGCAACCCGCTGCCGGGCGCCGCGGGTTCAGGCGTCGCCGGCGCCGGACGCGGCCTGAACGGCATCCGGGAGCGCACAGAGCTGCTCGGCGGCACGGCGTGGATCGGCGAGACGCAGGGGGAGTTCCTCGTGGACGTCACCCTGCCGTGGCCGCCGCGGACGTGA
- a CDS encoding DUF4352 domain-containing protein encodes MSDSIPTPPAQPPAAPYGAPAAPVPPPAPERKRSVLTRWWFWVIAGVVVLGVVGAVAGGGDRSPESASAPAAEKQAEDQPAEGAAEDQPAEEPAETPMPGIGEKVVMDGFEITVTSIETGVPSVGGEYASEQAQGAFTLLHIDVTNTGTAAETIISSSFTVRDAEGREFEAHPTASLYLQDTGFAFEQINPGNTASGIVVFDLPAGTAPHTLEFQPGMFGGKSVTIALT; translated from the coding sequence ATGTCCGACAGCATCCCCACCCCGCCCGCGCAGCCGCCGGCCGCTCCGTACGGCGCCCCCGCGGCCCCCGTTCCGCCGCCGGCGCCCGAGCGGAAGAGGTCGGTCCTCACCCGCTGGTGGTTCTGGGTGATCGCCGGCGTCGTCGTGCTCGGCGTCGTCGGGGCCGTCGCCGGGGGCGGCGACCGGTCCCCCGAGTCGGCATCCGCGCCGGCCGCGGAGAAGCAGGCGGAGGATCAGCCCGCCGAGGGCGCCGCCGAGGATCAGCCCGCCGAGGAGCCGGCGGAGACGCCCATGCCCGGGATCGGCGAGAAGGTCGTGATGGACGGCTTCGAGATCACCGTCACCTCGATCGAGACCGGCGTGCCCAGCGTCGGCGGCGAGTACGCCTCCGAGCAGGCGCAGGGCGCCTTCACGCTGCTGCACATCGACGTCACGAACACCGGCACCGCCGCCGAGACGATCATCTCCTCGAGCTTCACCGTGCGCGACGCCGAGGGCCGCGAGTTCGAGGCGCACCCCACCGCGTCGCTGTACCTGCAGGACACCGGATTCGCCTTCGAGCAGATCAACCCCGGCAACACCGCCAGCGGCATCGTCGTCTTCGACCTGCCGGCCGGCACGGCGCCGCACACCCTGGAGTTCCAGCCGGGGATGTTCGGCGGGAAGTCGGTCACCATCGCGCTGACCTGA
- a CDS encoding aminoacyl-tRNA deacylase yields MEIVKRPAARNLHEAAALLGLQPSDIVKTLVVKRASTSSAPEGEYLFALVPGGRAISWPKLRAVVGVNRLRLPEPELAFAATGYERGTIVPIGSTHDWPVYADETIVGRRIAMGAGSHGFSLFTDADALIRAYGATVADISVPE; encoded by the coding sequence ATCGAGATCGTGAAGCGCCCCGCGGCGCGCAACCTGCACGAGGCCGCCGCCCTGCTCGGGCTGCAGCCGTCCGACATCGTGAAGACGCTCGTGGTGAAGCGCGCCTCGACGAGCTCGGCACCCGAGGGGGAGTACCTGTTCGCCCTCGTACCGGGCGGGCGTGCGATCTCGTGGCCCAAGCTGCGCGCGGTCGTCGGCGTGAACAGGCTGCGCCTGCCCGAGCCCGAGCTCGCGTTCGCAGCGACCGGGTACGAGCGCGGCACGATCGTCCCGATCGGCAGCACGCACGACTGGCCGGTGTACGCCGACGAGACCATCGTCGGGCGCCGCATCGCGATGGGCGCCGGCAGCCACGGCTTCAGCCTGTTCACGGATGCCGATGCGCTCATCCGCGCCTACGGCGCCACGGTCGCGGACATCTCCGTCCCGGAATAG